The Ponticoccus alexandrii genome has a segment encoding these proteins:
- a CDS encoding MmgE/PrpD family protein: MSSLTLTLARLTSGLAPDDLTPAAADWATRAFADTLACALAGIDTPVARISESVFPAAPGPSQVFGSAMMLHPLDAAQRNGIAAHALDFDDCNLEMDGHPSVSIVPALFALAEARGSSGAEVLIAFVAGLEAEIRLARVANPAHADRGWHPTVTLGVIGCAVACGRLIGLDADRMAVAIAIAASSAAGLRANSGTMTKPFHAGQANRNGLQAALLAEAGYTARETALEHRFGFLKAFGGSEAGDLEPVTRGWGTDYALLSPGIAVKQYPCCAFVHCAIDAAVALRDQIGARAITDIEVVLNGRRLRNIDRPDPTDGLDAKFSTQYLTARALLDGTVSLGDFTPARVQDPQARALATKVTLGAHEDDLSLGHVHVTLQDGQRLSSSATVAMGRDPANPMSDAEFRTKFDDCVSVCLTEAEAGTLFDTLMSLQRLQSLAPLSAAISRAAKAATT, translated from the coding sequence GTGTCCTCACTGACACTGACCCTGGCGCGGCTGACGTCCGGGCTGGCCCCGGACGACCTGACGCCCGCAGCGGCGGACTGGGCCACGCGCGCCTTCGCGGACACGCTGGCCTGCGCGCTTGCAGGCATCGACACACCCGTCGCGCGGATCTCGGAGAGCGTGTTCCCCGCCGCGCCGGGCCCCTCGCAGGTCTTCGGCTCCGCTATGATGCTGCACCCGCTCGACGCGGCGCAGCGCAACGGCATTGCCGCACACGCGCTCGATTTCGACGACTGTAATCTCGAAATGGATGGGCATCCCTCGGTCTCCATCGTGCCGGCGCTCTTCGCGCTGGCCGAGGCGCGCGGCTCGTCCGGGGCAGAGGTGCTCATCGCCTTTGTGGCGGGTCTCGAGGCAGAGATCCGTCTGGCGCGCGTCGCCAATCCCGCCCATGCGGATCGCGGCTGGCATCCCACCGTGACGCTGGGCGTGATCGGCTGCGCGGTGGCCTGCGGACGACTGATCGGGCTCGACGCAGATCGCATGGCCGTGGCCATCGCGATCGCCGCCTCCAGCGCGGCGGGGCTGCGCGCCAATTCCGGCACCATGACCAAGCCCTTCCACGCTGGTCAGGCCAACCGCAACGGGCTGCAGGCCGCCCTGCTGGCAGAGGCCGGATACACCGCGCGCGAGACGGCGCTGGAACACCGCTTTGGCTTTCTCAAGGCCTTCGGCGGTAGCGAGGCCGGGGATCTCGAACCGGTCACGCGGGGCTGGGGTACGGACTACGCGCTGCTCTCGCCGGGCATCGCCGTCAAGCAATACCCCTGCTGCGCCTTCGTGCATTGCGCCATCGACGCCGCCGTCGCGCTGCGCGACCAGATCGGCGCGCGCGCCATCACCGATATCGAGGTGGTTCTGAACGGCAGGCGCCTGCGCAACATCGACCGCCCCGATCCGACCGACGGGCTGGATGCGAAGTTCTCGACCCAGTACCTGACCGCCCGCGCCCTGCTGGATGGCACTGTCAGCCTTGGCGACTTCACGCCCGCGCGCGTGCAGGATCCGCAGGCGCGCGCGCTTGCAACAAAGGTCACGCTTGGCGCCCACGAAGACGACCTGTCGCTCGGGCATGTGCATGTCACCCTGCAGGACGGCCAGCGCCTTTCGTCCTCGGCCACGGTCGCCATGGGCCGCGATCCCGCCAACCCGATGAGCGACGCCGAGTTCCGCACGAAGTTCGACGACTGCGTCTCGGTCTGCCTGACAGAGGCGGAGGCCGGAACGCTTTTCGACACGCTGATGTCGCTGCAGCGGCTGCAAAGCCTTGCGCCGCTCTCCGCCGCCATCAGCCGCGCCGCCAAGGCGGCCACGACCTAG
- a CDS encoding amino acid ABC transporter ATP-binding protein: MIEIRNISKWFGSFKVLQDVSLSVAKGERVVICGPSGSGKSTLIRCINRLEEHQQGQIIVDGIELTENIKNIEAIRRNIGMVFQSFNLFPHLSVIDNLTLGPMLVRQMKKKAAEELAMHYLEKVRIPEQAHKYPLQLSGGQQQRVAIARSLCMQPEIMLFDEPTSALDPEMIKEVLDTMIELAESGMTMVCVTHEMGFARTVADNVVLMADGQIVESGTPEEFFNNPKSPRTRNFLDQILKH, encoded by the coding sequence ATGATCGAGATCCGCAACATCTCGAAGTGGTTCGGATCCTTCAAAGTTCTGCAGGACGTCAGCCTCTCTGTCGCGAAAGGAGAGCGCGTGGTGATCTGCGGCCCCTCCGGGTCGGGCAAGTCCACGCTGATCCGCTGCATCAACCGGCTGGAAGAGCACCAGCAGGGCCAGATCATCGTCGACGGCATCGAGTTGACCGAGAACATCAAGAACATCGAGGCGATCCGCCGCAACATCGGTATGGTGTTCCAGTCCTTCAACCTGTTCCCGCACCTGAGCGTGATCGACAACCTCACGCTCGGGCCGATGCTGGTGCGCCAGATGAAGAAGAAGGCCGCCGAGGAGCTTGCGATGCACTACCTCGAAAAGGTCCGCATCCCCGAACAGGCCCACAAGTATCCCCTGCAACTCTCAGGCGGACAGCAGCAGCGCGTGGCCATCGCCCGGTCGCTCTGCATGCAGCCCGAGATCATGCTCTTCGACGAACCGACCTCGGCGCTTGACCCCGAGATGATCAAGGAGGTTCTCGACACCATGATCGAGCTGGCGGAAAGCGGCATGACCATGGTCTGCGTCACGCACGAGATGGGCTTTGCCCGCACCGTCGCGGACAACGTCGTCCTGATGGCCGACGGCCAGATCGTTGAAAGCGGCACGCCCGAGGAGTTCTTCAACAACCCGAAGAGCCCGCGCACGCGCAACTTCCTCGACCAGATCCTCAAGCACTGA
- a CDS encoding amino acid ABC transporter permease, whose amino-acid sequence MKKNLFNSIPQGILTVFVAACLARFAWFLLNWGVLDAVFYTDDPEVCRAAAGACWAVIAEKHRPMLFGLYPYEEHWRLVIMMVIYLVTVVVSLMPRFWNLKLLVPLWIFAVVSIFTLLFGGVFGMPFVPSTDWGGLPLTMLLFSGTVLIGMPVAVLLALGRRSPLPVAKGVSVVFIEALRGVPLITILFVAVNVFPLFLPAGVEVNKLLRITVGIAVFFACYQAEVIRGGLQAIPKGQYEAADSLNLSYWQTTRRIILPQALRISLPAITNHIIAAMKNTSFVIIIGLFDILTATTAVMQDPLWRRYYVEAYLFVAAIYLFFGYALSLYARQVEKWINTGRI is encoded by the coding sequence ATGAAGAAGAACCTCTTCAACTCGATCCCGCAGGGCATCCTGACGGTCTTCGTGGCCGCCTGCCTCGCCCGCTTCGCCTGGTTCCTGCTGAACTGGGGCGTTCTGGACGCGGTCTTCTACACCGACGACCCCGAAGTCTGCCGGGCCGCCGCAGGCGCCTGCTGGGCAGTGATCGCGGAAAAGCACCGCCCGATGCTGTTCGGCCTCTATCCCTACGAAGAGCACTGGCGGCTGGTCATCATGATGGTGATCTACCTCGTCACCGTCGTCGTTTCCCTGATGCCGCGCTTCTGGAACCTCAAGCTTCTGGTGCCGCTGTGGATCTTCGCGGTGGTCTCGATCTTCACCCTGCTGTTCGGCGGCGTCTTCGGCATGCCCTTCGTGCCCAGCACCGACTGGGGCGGCCTGCCGCTGACCATGCTTTTGTTCTCGGGGACGGTCCTGATCGGGATGCCGGTGGCCGTGCTGCTGGCGCTTGGCCGGCGCTCTCCGCTGCCGGTGGCCAAGGGCGTGTCGGTGGTCTTCATCGAGGCGCTTCGCGGCGTGCCCCTGATCACGATCCTCTTCGTCGCGGTCAACGTCTTCCCGCTGTTCCTGCCCGCCGGGGTCGAGGTGAACAAGCTGCTGCGGATCACCGTGGGCATCGCCGTCTTCTTCGCCTGCTATCAGGCAGAGGTCATCCGGGGCGGCCTTCAGGCCATTCCGAAGGGCCAGTACGAGGCGGCGGATTCGCTGAACCTGAGCTACTGGCAGACCACGCGGCGCATCATCCTGCCGCAGGCGCTGCGCATCAGCCTGCCCGCGATCACCAATCACATCATCGCGGCGATGAAGAACACCTCTTTCGTGATCATCATCGGCCTCTTCGACATCCTCACGGCCACCACCGCCGTGATGCAGGACCCTCTGTGGCGCCGCTACTACGTCGAGGCATACCTCTTCGTCGCCGCCATCTACCTCTTCTTCGGCTACGCCCTGTCGCTCTACGCGCGGCAAGTCGAAAAATGGATCAACACGGGCCGCATCTGA
- a CDS encoding amino acid ABC transporter permease has product MSHLDGSIRGGQKPRATLGSIIYSKTFRTIATQVVMAALVVMAGLFLYNNVVENLRAQSIATGFGFLQQDAQFDIGETPIAYNATDSYARAFLVGLLNTLRVSAAGILLATILGFSVGFARVSSNWLLSKVATGYVEIVRNVPVILQVIFWAVVLRNLPGAREAIDFGGFAFLTNRGLSFAVPATDPIHGPIIYACLAGIVLSILGGYLARRHREKTGRYISMLWPSIGLIFGLPALVWLLGGAPTALSVPALKGFNFRGGVTISPEFTALLIGIALYASGFIAEIVRAGLQATPTGQIEAARSIGLRTRFVMRYVVLPQALRVIVPPLTSQYVSLIKNSSIAVVVGYPDLVNIGNTAMNQTGQAVEAIAVMMMVYLTVSLITSTFMNVYNRLVAIKER; this is encoded by the coding sequence GTGTCTCACCTCGACGGCAGCATTCGAGGCGGTCAGAAGCCGCGCGCAACGCTTGGATCGATCATCTACAGCAAGACATTCCGGACGATTGCGACACAGGTCGTGATGGCGGCCCTCGTCGTCATGGCCGGGCTTTTCCTCTACAACAACGTCGTCGAGAACCTGCGGGCGCAGAGCATCGCGACCGGGTTCGGCTTTCTCCAGCAGGACGCCCAGTTCGACATCGGTGAAACGCCGATTGCCTACAACGCGACCGACAGTTACGCGCGGGCCTTCCTCGTGGGCCTGCTGAACACGCTGCGCGTCTCGGCGGCGGGGATTCTGCTGGCGACGATCCTCGGCTTTTCCGTGGGCTTCGCGCGGGTGTCCAGCAACTGGCTTCTGTCGAAGGTCGCGACCGGCTACGTCGAGATCGTCCGCAACGTCCCGGTGATCCTTCAGGTGATCTTCTGGGCGGTTGTGCTGCGCAATCTGCCCGGCGCGCGGGAGGCCATCGACTTCGGTGGCTTCGCCTTCCTGACCAACCGGGGCCTGTCCTTCGCGGTCCCCGCCACCGATCCGATCCACGGACCGATAATCTATGCCTGCCTCGCCGGGATCGTGCTGTCGATCCTCGGTGGATACCTCGCGCGTCGCCACCGCGAGAAGACAGGCCGCTACATCTCGATGCTCTGGCCCTCCATCGGGCTGATCTTCGGCCTGCCCGCCTTGGTCTGGCTTCTGGGTGGCGCGCCCACGGCCCTGAGCGTTCCGGCGCTGAAGGGGTTCAACTTCCGCGGCGGCGTCACCATCTCGCCCGAGTTCACCGCCCTGCTGATCGGGATCGCGCTCTATGCCTCGGGCTTCATCGCCGAGATCGTGCGCGCCGGCCTTCAGGCCACGCCGACCGGCCAGATCGAGGCCGCCCGCTCCATCGGCCTCAGGACGCGGTTCGTCATGCGCTACGTGGTGCTGCCGCAGGCCCTGCGCGTCATCGTCCCGCCGCTGACCAGCCAGTACGTGAGCCTGATCAAGAACAGCTCCATCGCGGTCGTCGTGGGCTACCCCGACCTCGTGAACATCGGCAACACCGCCATGAACCAGACCGGGCAGGCCGTCGAGGCAATCGCGGTGATGATGATGGTCTACCTGACGGTAAGCCTGATCACGTCGACCTTCATGAATGTCTACAACCGCCTCGTGGCGATCAAGGAGCGCTGA
- a CDS encoding amino acid ABC transporter substrate-binding protein: MTNIFKSLSYGALIGVATLATTAQADSGDTLASVKSRGEVLCGVHPARHGFAAPDSQGNWAGLEVDYCRAIAAAIFGDADKVRFVALSSQQRFPAIQSGEVDVLVRNVTATLGRDTALGLNFAPPVFYTGTGFLVHAGSGVETVEDLDGATICVAPGSTTERNVAQIFASRGMEYTPVVIENNKQLVDAYVTGRCDALTKDKAALPGVRAYDTTDPEEHVLLPGIFSKEPLAPAVRQGDDQWYDIVKWVVYATFNAEELGVTSENAEEMRSSDDVDVMSLLGTTGDYGSKLGLTEDWAYDVITQVGNYAEIYDRHFGPDSPVQLDRDLNTQWTDGGLLYGFPIK; this comes from the coding sequence ATGACGAATATTTTCAAAAGCCTGAGCTACGGCGCGCTCATCGGCGTCGCGACACTTGCCACGACGGCGCAGGCCGATTCGGGCGACACGCTGGCCTCCGTCAAAAGCCGCGGCGAAGTGCTGTGCGGCGTGCACCCGGCCCGCCACGGCTTTGCCGCGCCCGACAGCCAGGGCAACTGGGCAGGGCTGGAAGTCGACTATTGCCGCGCGATTGCCGCCGCGATCTTCGGGGACGCGGACAAGGTGCGCTTTGTCGCGCTTTCTTCTCAGCAGCGCTTTCCTGCGATCCAGTCCGGTGAAGTCGACGTGCTGGTCCGCAACGTCACCGCGACGCTGGGCCGCGACACCGCGCTGGGTCTGAACTTTGCGCCGCCGGTCTTCTACACCGGCACCGGCTTTCTGGTTCATGCGGGATCGGGCGTGGAAACCGTCGAAGACCTCGATGGCGCCACCATCTGCGTCGCGCCCGGATCGACCACCGAACGCAACGTGGCGCAGATCTTTGCGTCGCGCGGCATGGAATACACGCCGGTCGTGATCGAGAACAACAAGCAGCTTGTCGACGCCTACGTGACGGGCCGCTGCGACGCACTGACCAAGGACAAGGCCGCGCTGCCCGGCGTGCGTGCCTATGACACCACCGACCCCGAAGAGCATGTTCTCCTCCCCGGCATCTTCTCGAAAGAGCCGCTGGCCCCGGCGGTCCGGCAAGGCGATGACCAGTGGTACGACATCGTAAAATGGGTGGTCTATGCTACCTTCAACGCCGAGGAACTGGGCGTGACCTCCGAGAACGCCGAAGAGATGCGCAGCTCTGACGACGTGGACGTCATGTCGCTTCTGGGCACCACGGGGGATTACGGGTCCAAGCTGGGGCTGACCGAAGATTGGGCCTACGACGTCATCACGCAGGTCGGCAACTATGCCGAGATCTACGACCGCCACTTCGGCCCGGACAGCCCGGTGCAGCTGGATCGTGACCTGAACACCCAATGGACCGACGGCGGCCTGCTCTACGGCTTCCCGATCAAGTAA
- the metC gene encoding cystathionine beta-lyase, with product MTFEESGADTRLTHCGREPQQHHGAVSTPVYRASTILFDTLAELDSKEGKRLRYGRRGTPTTHSLEDAICALEGSDKALATPSGVSAISNILMCFAKPGAHFLVSDSSYGPTRKFCEFVLRNLGVETTYYDPTIGAGIEALVRPETALIWMESPGSHTFEVQDVDAIVAVARSHGIKTAIDNTWSGGFFLQPMQQGVDISMQAGTKYISGHSDIMLGTIACTEEVYGPLRETYLRLGLCLGADDAFLALRGLRTLPVRMRQHHASGLQVADWLAQQPEVIRVMHPARPQDPHHAQWKRQFTGASGLFGFVLAETDRTRLARLFDHLELFGMGSSWGGFESLLVPSNPAVYRTATEWEPAGQTVRIHVGLEDPADLIRDLRAGFDRLGA from the coding sequence ATGACCTTTGAAGAATCAGGAGCCGATACGCGGCTGACCCATTGCGGCCGCGAACCGCAGCAGCACCACGGGGCGGTCAGCACGCCTGTTTACCGGGCGTCGACGATCTTGTTCGACACCCTGGCCGAGCTCGATTCGAAAGAAGGAAAGCGGCTGCGGTACGGGCGGCGGGGTACGCCGACCACCCATTCGCTCGAGGATGCCATCTGCGCGCTCGAAGGCAGCGACAAGGCGCTTGCCACGCCCTCGGGGGTCAGCGCGATCTCGAACATCCTGATGTGCTTCGCCAAGCCGGGTGCGCACTTCCTGGTCAGCGACAGTTCTTACGGGCCGACGCGCAAGTTCTGCGAGTTCGTGCTGCGCAATCTTGGCGTCGAGACCACCTACTACGATCCCACCATCGGCGCCGGGATCGAGGCGCTGGTCCGCCCAGAAACAGCGCTGATCTGGATGGAAAGCCCCGGTTCGCACACCTTCGAGGTGCAGGACGTCGACGCGATCGTCGCCGTGGCCCGCAGTCACGGCATCAAGACGGCTATCGACAACACGTGGAGCGGCGGATTCTTCCTGCAGCCGATGCAGCAAGGCGTCGACATTTCCATGCAGGCGGGAACCAAGTATATCTCGGGCCACTCGGACATCATGCTGGGCACCATCGCCTGCACCGAAGAGGTCTATGGCCCGCTGCGCGAGACCTACCTGCGTCTCGGTCTCTGCCTCGGCGCGGACGATGCGTTCCTTGCCCTGCGCGGATTGCGCACCCTGCCGGTTCGGATGCGCCAGCACCACGCCAGCGGCCTTCAGGTTGCCGACTGGCTGGCGCAGCAACCCGAGGTCATCCGCGTCATGCATCCCGCGCGGCCGCAGGACCCGCATCATGCGCAATGGAAACGGCAGTTCACCGGGGCGTCCGGGTTGTTCGGCTTCGTCCTCGCCGAAACGGACCGCACCCGGCTGGCGCGCCTCTTCGATCACCTCGAACTCTTCGGCATGGGGTCAAGCTGGGGTGGCTTCGAAAGCCTTCTGGTGCCCAGCAACCCCGCCGTCTACCGCACGGCGACCGAGTGGGAGCCGGCGGGCCAAACGGTGCGTATTCACGTCGGACTTGAGGATCCCGCAGACCTGATCCGGGACCTGCGTGCCGGTTTCGATAGACTGGGTGCCTGA
- a CDS encoding acyl carrier protein has protein sequence MTTTNNDRLTAAFVEALQIDASRVVDGLEFNSIKEWDSVAHMTLVAALEEQFDIMLDTDDIIDLSSVAKAREILGKYDVDF, from the coding sequence ATGACAACAACGAACAACGACAGGTTGACGGCTGCATTTGTGGAGGCTCTTCAAATTGATGCCAGCCGGGTGGTGGACGGGCTGGAGTTCAACTCTATCAAGGAGTGGGACTCTGTGGCGCATATGACCTTGGTGGCAGCCCTCGAAGAGCAGTTTGATATCATGCTGGATACCGATGACATCATTGATCTTTCCAGCGTTGCCAAGGCGCGGGAAATACTAGGAAAGTACGATGTCGATTTTTGA
- a CDS encoding SDR family NAD(P)-dependent oxidoreductase: MSIFEPFSLTGQVALITGATRGIGRAIAEHFVMAGAHVFVTGRDLAAAEELVETIGNAQALPLDVTDEASVKSAIMSVRKASGRLDVLVNNAGVMYPGMISTSAAADLDKMMNINIKGAFLCAQLASRLMAAKKSGSIVNIASIMGREGAVGFSSYSATKAAVIGMTRAMAKELAPHNVRVNAIAPGFIETDLTASITGEARDKALADIGMGRFGTARDVAQAAQFLASPASEYVTGQVLGVDGAMQV; encoded by the coding sequence ATGTCGATTTTTGAACCGTTTTCTTTGACGGGGCAGGTCGCACTGATCACTGGCGCGACGCGTGGGATAGGCCGTGCGATTGCCGAGCACTTCGTGATGGCCGGGGCCCACGTTTTTGTGACCGGAAGGGATCTGGCTGCGGCTGAAGAGCTTGTCGAAACTATCGGGAACGCGCAGGCGCTCCCCCTTGATGTAACCGATGAGGCATCCGTAAAATCTGCCATCATGAGTGTCCGGAAAGCCAGCGGCAGGCTTGATGTCCTGGTGAACAACGCCGGCGTGATGTACCCGGGGATGATTTCGACATCGGCGGCAGCCGACCTGGACAAGATGATGAACATCAACATCAAGGGAGCGTTTCTGTGCGCTCAGCTGGCATCGCGTCTCATGGCGGCCAAAAAGTCGGGATCCATTGTGAACATCGCCTCCATCATGGGACGGGAAGGCGCTGTGGGCTTTTCGAGCTATAGCGCAACAAAAGCCGCCGTGATCGGCATGACTCGCGCGATGGCAAAGGAACTGGCCCCTCATAATGTCCGGGTCAACGCCATTGCGCCGGGTTTCATTGAGACCGATCTGACCGCGAGTATCACCGGCGAAGCGCGCGATAAAGCTCTCGCAGACATTGGCATGGGCCGGTTTGGAACTGCGAGAGATGTTGCCCAGGCTGCACAGTTCCTGGCAAGCCCGGCGTCGGAATACGTCACCGGGCAAGTGCTTGGCGTGGACGGAGCGATGCAGGTCTGA
- a CDS encoding AMP-binding protein: protein MLDALIPDGLDPETLLAIDDHGASLRYGDLDHLKKTWASKVPGRCLVALFCSNSIESLGAYIGLHAAGHVVILLSGKMNPAVREDLVARYGVEVLVEDGNVTLVKEPSGGLHPDLSVCLSTSGSTGSPKLVQFSTAQLVANAEAIANYLQLTPVERPLTHLPFEYSFGLSVVHSHMAVGATLLLTEHGVMQKPFWERLAEATSLAGVPFHFEMLLRMRLGRADLPNLKVLTQAGGKIGEKEARAIYALAEEKGWKFHIMYGQTEAGPRISWLPFSRMEENFDSIGEPIPGVQLDIAKDGELVVRSPSVMLGYAQSRADLALGDQLGGSLHTGDIAEEMNGLYKITGRKSRFIKLQGNRVGLDDVENRMAAAGHNVWCVGRDDALTMLTEDLDTDRVRLNAVDLFSFPARSLEVRNVAQIPRRGNGKVDYAALQAMVEGTI from the coding sequence ATGCTGGATGCACTCATCCCCGACGGTCTGGATCCGGAAACGCTATTGGCAATTGATGACCATGGGGCATCATTGCGCTATGGCGATTTGGACCACCTGAAAAAGACCTGGGCGTCGAAGGTTCCCGGCCGCTGTCTTGTCGCCCTGTTCTGCAGCAATTCGATCGAGAGCCTTGGCGCATATATCGGGTTGCATGCTGCTGGCCACGTCGTGATCCTGTTGTCCGGGAAAATGAACCCGGCGGTGCGCGAAGACCTTGTGGCGCGATACGGCGTTGAGGTCTTGGTTGAGGATGGAAATGTCACTCTGGTTAAAGAGCCTTCAGGTGGCTTGCATCCTGATTTGTCGGTCTGCCTCTCGACATCTGGATCAACTGGATCTCCCAAGCTTGTGCAATTTTCGACGGCGCAATTGGTTGCAAATGCAGAAGCGATTGCCAACTATTTGCAGTTGACGCCGGTCGAGCGTCCACTGACGCATTTGCCTTTTGAATATTCCTTTGGGCTGTCTGTGGTCCACAGCCATATGGCGGTTGGCGCAACCTTGTTGCTGACTGAACATGGCGTGATGCAAAAGCCGTTTTGGGAGCGTCTCGCAGAAGCGACCAGTCTTGCGGGGGTTCCGTTCCACTTCGAGATGCTTCTGCGGATGCGTCTGGGGCGTGCTGATTTGCCGAACCTTAAGGTTCTGACGCAAGCGGGTGGAAAGATTGGAGAAAAAGAGGCCAGGGCAATTTACGCTCTGGCAGAGGAAAAGGGCTGGAAGTTCCATATCATGTACGGCCAAACCGAGGCCGGCCCACGGATTAGCTGGCTTCCCTTTTCCAGAATGGAAGAAAATTTCGATTCTATTGGCGAACCAATTCCCGGCGTTCAGTTGGATATTGCCAAAGATGGCGAGTTGGTTGTGCGCAGTCCGTCAGTTATGCTGGGATATGCGCAGAGCCGCGCAGATCTGGCCTTGGGCGATCAATTGGGTGGGTCGCTCCACACAGGCGATATTGCTGAAGAAATGAATGGCCTGTACAAAATTACTGGCAGAAAAAGCCGATTTATCAAGTTGCAGGGTAATCGTGTCGGGCTCGACGATGTGGAAAATCGTATGGCTGCTGCAGGGCACAACGTCTGGTGCGTGGGCCGGGACGATGCGTTGACGATGCTCACCGAGGATCTGGACACTGATCGAGTACGACTAAACGCTGTCGATCTATTCTCTTTTCCGGCACGTTCATTGGAAGTGCGGAATGTCGCGCAAATTCCGCGTCGGGGCAATGGTAAGGTCGACTATGCCGCCTTGCAAGCCATGGTGGAGGGGACGATATGA